One Nitrospina watsonii DNA segment encodes these proteins:
- a CDS encoding radical SAM protein, producing MPDTDFVKQAIAEAPRVRPVSVLLIYPSTTDVALANLGFQRVYGLLNRLDGVVCDRYSLPDDWTPMTQALKPEALRSHDAGRLPMGFDLIAFSISFEPDYLNAVAILDYFGIPLDRRQRGSQYPLIVAGGSALFINPEPLADIFDVGFIGEAEGMIQPFFDLYTQNDWRDPRELMAEAARLPGIYVPELYTPEYTDGVQTALVPQPGVPARIARHWVAEGDPALCTHSELHGETTAFRDMALMEVTRGCIWACRFCTAGFIYRPPREPDLDQTYESLERVLAAQDRSAATIGLVGPSVTDHPQLLGLARRIVKEGKMLSFSSLRMETLTDELVDLILQSGQKTVTVAVDAPSERMRDVINKSASDDFVIDKCRFLTEKGVLHLKIYSIIGLPAEEDEDIDQFIELVKNVQKVYVEACSRRGNIGTVTIGVSPLVPKPGTPFQWHPMEPVSVLKKKFQKLRKVLGPLPNLQLSFGSPNEAYLQTYLSRGDRRALSFFEEFLKNGRDEKRALHNAVPHPDRFTYRQYGKDDFLPWDIVDHGYHPKFLWQDYQRGLRAKHTPVCDTATCKICGIC from the coding sequence ATGCCCGATACGGATTTTGTGAAACAGGCGATTGCCGAGGCCCCGAGGGTGCGCCCGGTCAGTGTACTTTTGATTTATCCCAGCACGACGGATGTGGCGCTGGCCAATCTCGGTTTTCAACGCGTGTACGGTCTGCTCAACCGCCTCGACGGGGTGGTGTGCGACCGCTACAGCCTGCCCGACGATTGGACGCCGATGACGCAGGCGTTGAAGCCGGAGGCGTTGCGCTCGCACGATGCGGGCCGCCTGCCCATGGGTTTCGACCTGATCGCGTTTTCGATTTCGTTCGAGCCCGATTACCTCAACGCCGTCGCCATCCTCGACTATTTCGGCATCCCGCTGGACCGCCGCCAGCGCGGCTCCCAATACCCTCTCATCGTCGCAGGGGGATCGGCTCTGTTCATCAATCCAGAACCTTTGGCGGACATTTTCGACGTCGGTTTCATCGGCGAAGCCGAGGGCATGATCCAGCCGTTCTTCGATTTGTACACGCAAAACGACTGGCGCGATCCGCGTGAATTGATGGCGGAAGCGGCGCGGCTGCCGGGCATTTACGTGCCGGAGTTGTACACGCCGGAATACACCGACGGCGTGCAGACGGCGCTGGTGCCGCAACCGGGCGTGCCCGCCCGCATTGCCCGTCACTGGGTGGCGGAAGGCGATCCGGCGCTGTGCACGCATTCGGAACTGCACGGCGAGACGACCGCGTTCCGCGACATGGCGCTGATGGAAGTGACGCGCGGGTGCATCTGGGCCTGCCGTTTCTGCACAGCGGGGTTCATCTACCGGCCGCCACGCGAACCGGATCTGGACCAGACCTATGAATCGCTGGAACGGGTGTTGGCCGCGCAGGACAGGAGCGCCGCGACCATTGGCCTGGTCGGGCCGTCGGTGACGGATCACCCGCAACTGCTGGGGCTGGCCAGGCGCATCGTCAAAGAGGGCAAGATGCTGTCGTTTTCGTCGCTGCGCATGGAGACCTTGACCGACGAGCTGGTCGATTTGATTTTGCAGAGCGGCCAGAAGACGGTGACGGTGGCGGTGGATGCGCCCTCCGAGCGCATGCGCGACGTCATCAATAAATCCGCGTCCGACGATTTCGTCATCGACAAGTGCCGCTTCCTGACCGAGAAGGGGGTGCTGCATCTCAAGATTTATTCGATCATCGGCCTGCCTGCGGAGGAAGACGAAGACATCGACCAGTTCATCGAACTGGTGAAGAACGTGCAGAAGGTGTACGTGGAAGCGTGCAGCCGGCGCGGCAACATCGGCACCGTCACCATCGGCGTCAGTCCCCTGGTGCCGAAACCGGGCACGCCGTTCCAGTGGCACCCGATGGAGCCGGTGAGCGTGCTCAAGAAAAAATTCCAGAAGCTGCGCAAGGTGCTGGGCCCCTTGCCCAACCTGCAGCTCAGTTTCGGTTCGCCCAATGAGGCGTACCTGCAAACCTACCTGTCGCGCGGCGACCGGCGGGCGCTCAGTTTTTTCGAGGAGTTTTTGAAAAACGGACGCGACGAAAAACGCGCGCTGCACAACGCCGTGCCGCATCCGGACCGGTTCACCTACCGCCAGTACGGCAAGGACGATTTTCTGCCGTGGGACATTGTGGACCACGGGTACCATCCGAAATTTCTCTGGCAGGATTACCAGCGCGGCCTGCGCGCCAAGCACACACCCGTGTGCGACACCGCCACCTGCAAAATCTGCGGAATCTGTTGA
- a CDS encoding DUF5677 domain-containing protein, which yields MNNLDKFFQEAVDRAFKETDLNFQEIEDIIKKSFKSATAKTAKSVFKQLKKDAPKMLKERRTAIEAFENRHKSRWENALNLLETQIVISEELSQEFHNGFHENNQEMETPLDHITFEALHNLHTRGLLIGREILCLLKAGYADGALARWRSLHEIAVIISFLCNIENKEEISTRYILSREAQTLKAMENLNKHANKARLEPFTEEEMAEARDHCNNIKNQYGEELVNDYGWASPVLKNKNPKLIDLEKYTELDHWRPRFKWASNYIHGSFKPHNSLLGLCEAEEETEGNLYLIGPSNSGLTDPGHMTSISLLISTTNFLLTIPTVDHIVFSRILSILEKQIGTAFSSVG from the coding sequence ATGAACAATTTAGACAAGTTTTTTCAGGAAGCAGTAGATCGGGCATTTAAAGAAACGGATTTAAATTTTCAAGAAATAGAAGACATTATAAAAAAGAGCTTTAAATCTGCTACAGCTAAAACTGCAAAATCAGTCTTCAAGCAATTGAAGAAAGATGCGCCGAAAATGCTAAAAGAAAGACGCACAGCAATTGAAGCATTTGAAAATAGACATAAAAGTAGATGGGAAAACGCTCTTAATTTACTGGAAACACAAATAGTTATTTCAGAAGAACTTTCACAAGAATTTCATAACGGCTTCCATGAAAACAATCAGGAAATGGAAACTCCTCTAGATCATATAACCTTTGAAGCCTTACATAATTTACATACTAGGGGTTTACTTATTGGCAGAGAAATTCTTTGCTTACTAAAAGCTGGTTATGCGGATGGTGCGCTAGCAAGATGGCGAAGTTTGCACGAAATTGCGGTTATAATAAGCTTTCTTTGTAACATTGAAAACAAAGAGGAAATCTCAACACGATATATTTTAAGCAGAGAAGCTCAAACCTTAAAGGCCATGGAAAACCTCAACAAACACGCAAACAAAGCCAGATTAGAACCTTTCACCGAAGAGGAAATGGCTGAAGCAAGGGATCATTGCAATAACATTAAAAACCAGTATGGAGAGGAACTGGTAAATGATTATGGGTGGGCTTCTCCAGTTTTAAAAAATAAAAACCCTAAACTAATTGACTTGGAAAAATACACTGAACTAGACCACTGGCGGCCTAGATTTAAATGGGCAAGTAATTATATTCATGGAAGCTTCAAACCCCATAATTCACTCTTAGGTTTGTGCGAGGCTGAAGAAGAAACTGAGGGCAATTTATATTTAATTGGCCCAAGCAATTCAGGCTTAACAGACCCTGGCCATATGACATCAATCTCACTTTTAATATCAACAACTAATTTTCTCTTAACAATACCAACGGTTGATCACATTGTTTTTTCAAGAATATTATCTATCTTAGAAAAGCAAATCGGAACCGCTTTTTCTTCAGTCGGCTAG
- a CDS encoding arylesterase encodes MSDKPVILAFGDSLTFGYQVPPEKSYPSRLQRVLEAKGYPYKVVNAGVSGDTTAGGAARIDWLLRHDPEIVIVELGANDGLRGLPIDSMRENLARIIETCQKHGAKVLLAGMKITPNLGREYTEAFEQVFHDVAEQYDVPLIPFFLEGVAGVQELTQPDGLHPLEKGYAKVTITVWKHLEPMLGKK; translated from the coding sequence GTGTCAGATAAACCCGTAATTCTCGCGTTTGGAGACAGCCTGACCTTCGGCTACCAGGTGCCGCCGGAAAAGAGCTATCCCTCGCGACTGCAACGGGTTCTGGAGGCCAAGGGGTACCCCTACAAGGTGGTCAACGCCGGGGTCAGTGGCGACACCACCGCCGGCGGCGCGGCGCGCATCGACTGGCTGCTGCGGCACGATCCGGAAATCGTGATCGTGGAACTCGGCGCCAACGACGGCCTGCGCGGTTTGCCCATCGACTCCATGCGCGAGAACCTGGCGCGCATCATCGAGACCTGTCAGAAACACGGCGCGAAGGTGTTGCTGGCGGGGATGAAGATCACGCCCAACCTGGGACGCGAATACACCGAGGCGTTCGAACAGGTGTTCCACGACGTGGCGGAGCAATACGACGTGCCGCTGATTCCGTTTTTTCTGGAAGGCGTCGCCGGTGTGCAGGAACTCACCCAGCCCGACGGCCTGCATCCGTTGGAAAAAGGCTACGCCAAAGTCACCATCACCGTGTGGAAGCACCTGGAACCGATGCTGGGGAAGAAGTAA
- a CDS encoding ABC transporter ATP-binding protein: MIEIRQLTKSLYGGGHRVDILKGIDLTVPDGQFVAVTGPSGSGKTTLLSLIAGLDSPTGGSIIVDGQDITKLGEDELAVLRGQRFGFVFQNFHLIPTLTAVENVLLSAELNGSSSAHKKSEDLLGVVGLGERLHHYPSQLSGGEQQRLSLARAFVNEPDIVLADEPTGNLDSKNSDKIMDLITELHRVKRATIILVTHEVHIAARTQRTLTMADGNLVDDVLNSQWTGS; encoded by the coding sequence ATGATCGAAATTCGACAACTCACGAAATCCCTTTATGGTGGCGGACACCGGGTGGACATCCTGAAAGGCATCGACCTGACGGTGCCGGACGGACAGTTCGTGGCGGTCACCGGGCCTTCCGGCAGCGGCAAGACCACCCTGCTGAGCCTCATTGCCGGGCTCGACAGCCCGACCGGCGGTTCCATCATCGTGGACGGGCAGGATATCACGAAACTCGGCGAAGATGAACTGGCCGTTTTGCGCGGCCAGCGCTTCGGTTTCGTGTTCCAGAATTTCCACCTGATCCCCACCCTCACCGCCGTGGAAAACGTGTTGCTCTCGGCGGAACTCAACGGCTCCTCCAGCGCGCATAAAAAATCGGAGGACCTTTTGGGCGTGGTCGGTCTGGGCGAACGCCTGCACCATTACCCGTCGCAGTTGTCCGGCGGCGAGCAACAGCGCCTGTCCCTGGCGCGCGCCTTCGTCAACGAACCGGACATCGTGCTCGCCGACGAGCCCACGGGCAACCTCGATTCCAAAAACAGCGACAAGATCATGGACCTGATCACGGAACTGCATCGCGTGAAACGCGCGACCATCATCCTCGTCACCCACGAGGTGCACATCGCGGCGCGCACCCAGCGCACGCTGACCATGGCCGACGGCAACCTGGTGGATGACGTGCTCAATTCACAATGGACCGGATCATGA
- a CDS encoding ABC transporter permease: MKSSQMTFGQVFRLALTESRGAGKRFLFFVICLAIGVGAIMTIKSFSNILEQAIQRESKALLAADIEIKSSWPQSPEDRAYQKEVLPAGTEFIFLKELHAMTRFPDPKRPGNQANLLVELKSVPATPPFYPFYGTLTTNPSGPLSELLADRGALVEPNFLIKSQLQIGDRFQLGEVEARIAAVIEGEPDRISRAFSIGPRVMVSNATLEQAALIAPGSRVKNKTLVHLPTGFPLEKGVALLERGLQDKAASIRTYKDMESSLTGAIDRMSKYLGSVGVIALLMGGIGVAMIIRTFMAQKMDTIAILNCLGATSRTVFMVYLIQALLLGLSGSLLGVGIGYALQFSLPEKMADLLNLEVTPRFDWEPALQSLSLGLLTTLLFTVWPLIRAVRTRPLRLFRHIAEEEELARGSRRQRWTMGLLFSLGLVAIVFWQAESIKRGLVFLSILIVSALLLAGVALLFLKALRKMPPSPLMTRRYGLANLYRPNNQAVSIITALGMGIMLVLSIHLIQMDMIAMLNKSTENKPPNYFFIDIQKHQVDEYRTIINSFGAEAKEETTPLVRSRLFSIDGRRTDDWDYTNRHAEEWFINREFVLTYRVDPPPGSNEVIKGEWWSKEDAGKALVSLEEDAARRLDAHIGSELVMDIQGIHVTATVHNIRRVDWRNMRTNFYMVFSPGALDGAPVTFVSTVHIPREKELKLQQAVVDALPNVTALGTRDIVESIENVVNKLLTLVDFMSAFAIASGLFILSGAVASTKFRRLKEAAILKTLGARRRAVAAILGYEYGTLGLVAAAVGVLLSVGTSWAVMEYVVKSPWHFRLGPLGWSFLVAFLLTTITGILSSIDVLRNKPIHTLRRVDG; encoded by the coding sequence ATGAAGTCGTCGCAGATGACGTTCGGCCAGGTGTTCCGGCTGGCATTGACGGAGAGCCGTGGCGCGGGCAAGCGCTTCCTCTTCTTCGTCATCTGCCTCGCCATCGGCGTCGGCGCCATCATGACGATCAAAAGTTTTTCCAATATCCTCGAACAGGCCATTCAACGCGAATCGAAGGCGCTCCTGGCTGCGGACATCGAGATCAAAAGCAGCTGGCCGCAAAGTCCCGAAGACCGCGCGTATCAAAAAGAAGTCCTGCCAGCCGGCACCGAGTTTATATTCCTTAAAGAACTGCACGCCATGACGCGGTTCCCGGACCCGAAACGTCCCGGCAACCAGGCCAACCTGCTGGTGGAGTTGAAATCCGTTCCGGCAACGCCGCCGTTTTATCCGTTTTACGGCACGCTCACCACCAATCCTTCCGGACCGCTCTCCGAGTTGCTCGCCGACCGCGGCGCGCTGGTCGAGCCGAATTTTCTGATCAAATCCCAACTCCAGATCGGCGATCGGTTCCAGCTTGGTGAGGTGGAGGCGCGCATTGCGGCGGTGATTGAGGGCGAACCCGATCGCATCTCCCGCGCCTTCAGCATCGGTCCCAGAGTGATGGTGTCGAACGCCACGCTGGAGCAGGCGGCGTTGATCGCCCCCGGCAGCCGCGTGAAGAATAAAACCCTCGTGCACCTGCCCACCGGCTTTCCGCTGGAAAAAGGCGTCGCCCTGCTCGAACGCGGACTCCAGGACAAGGCCGCATCCATCCGCACCTACAAGGACATGGAATCGTCGTTGACCGGAGCCATCGACCGCATGAGCAAATACCTCGGTTCGGTCGGCGTCATCGCTCTCCTGATGGGCGGCATCGGCGTGGCCATGATCATCCGCACCTTCATGGCGCAGAAGATGGACACCATCGCCATCCTCAACTGCCTCGGCGCCACCTCGCGCACGGTGTTCATGGTGTACCTGATCCAGGCTTTACTGCTGGGCCTCAGCGGCAGCCTGTTGGGCGTGGGCATTGGCTACGCACTCCAGTTCAGCCTGCCGGAAAAAATGGCGGATCTCCTGAACCTCGAAGTCACGCCCCGATTCGACTGGGAACCGGCGCTGCAATCGTTGTCGCTCGGCCTGTTGACCACCCTGCTGTTCACCGTATGGCCACTCATCCGCGCCGTGCGCACGCGGCCTCTGCGCCTGTTCCGCCACATCGCCGAAGAGGAAGAGTTGGCGCGCGGATCGCGGCGGCAACGCTGGACCATGGGCCTGTTGTTTTCGCTGGGACTGGTGGCGATCGTGTTTTGGCAGGCGGAATCGATCAAACGCGGCCTCGTGTTTCTGTCCATCCTCATCGTGTCGGCGTTGCTGCTGGCGGGCGTGGCGCTCCTGTTTTTGAAAGCGCTGCGTAAGATGCCGCCGTCGCCACTCATGACACGGCGTTATGGATTGGCCAACCTGTACCGGCCCAACAACCAGGCGGTATCGATCATCACCGCGCTCGGCATGGGCATCATGCTGGTGCTGTCGATTCACCTCATCCAGATGGACATGATCGCCATGCTCAACAAGAGCACGGAGAACAAGCCGCCCAATTATTTTTTCATCGACATCCAGAAGCATCAGGTGGATGAGTACCGCACAATCATCAACTCCTTCGGCGCGGAAGCCAAAGAAGAAACCACGCCGCTGGTGCGCTCGCGCCTGTTCAGCATCGACGGGCGCCGTACCGACGACTGGGACTACACCAACCGCCACGCCGAGGAGTGGTTCATCAATCGCGAGTTCGTATTGACGTACCGCGTGGACCCGCCTCCGGGCAGCAACGAAGTCATCAAGGGCGAGTGGTGGAGCAAGGAGGACGCAGGCAAGGCGCTGGTGTCGCTGGAAGAAGATGCCGCCCGGCGGCTGGACGCACACATCGGCTCGGAGCTGGTGATGGACATTCAGGGCATCCATGTCACCGCCACCGTGCACAACATCCGCCGCGTGGACTGGCGCAACATGCGCACCAATTTTTACATGGTATTTTCTCCGGGAGCGCTGGACGGGGCGCCGGTCACGTTTGTCAGCACCGTGCACATCCCGCGCGAGAAAGAATTGAAACTGCAACAGGCGGTGGTCGATGCCCTGCCGAACGTCACCGCCCTCGGCACGCGCGACATTGTGGAGAGCATCGAAAACGTGGTCAACAAACTGCTGACCCTGGTGGATTTCATGTCCGCCTTCGCCATCGCTTCGGGTCTGTTCATCCTGTCCGGCGCGGTGGCCTCCACCAAGTTCCGCCGCCTCAAGGAAGCCGCCATCCTGAAAACGCTGGGAGCGCGCCGCCGCGCCGTCGCCGCCATCCTCGGTTACGAATACGGCACGCTGGGCCTCGTCGCTGCAGCGGTGGGCGTGTTGCTGTCGGTCGGCACGTCGTGGGCGGTGATGGAGTACGTTGTCAAATCGCCGTGGCATTTCCGGCTGGGACCGCTCGGCTGGTCCTTCCTCGTGGCGTTTCTGCTGACCACCATCACCGGCATTCTGAGCAGCATCGACGTGTTGCGCAACAAACCCATCCATACCCTGCGGCGCGTGGACGGCTGA
- a CDS encoding Rieske (2Fe-2S) protein, which yields MAKHKVCKTGDLAEGEGNKFEINGQDIAVYCVEGTFWATADFCPHRGGSLGHGKLDGKTIICPNHGWQFDITTGECLNNVSGEVDTFTVSVEGDEVFVELP from the coding sequence ATGGCCAAACACAAAGTCTGTAAGACAGGCGATCTGGCGGAAGGCGAGGGCAACAAGTTTGAGATCAACGGACAGGATATCGCCGTGTATTGCGTCGAAGGCACATTCTGGGCGACGGCGGACTTCTGCCCGCACCGCGGCGGCTCGCTGGGGCATGGCAAGCTGGACGGCAAAACCATCATCTGTCCCAATCACGGTTGGCAGTTCGACATCACCACCGGCGAATGCCTCAACAATGTCAGTGGTGAGGTGGACACGTTCACGGTGTCGGTGGAAGGCGACGAGGTGTTTGTCGAGTTGCCGTGA
- a CDS encoding Lcl C-terminal domain-containing protein — MFFGKYYRRGKATPFKVSMVAVLLGFALSGAVTGRAFAADPSHYIHDKPFEAPAWIPPPPPPPKTHFIDNGDGTLTDANGLMWTQKDSYAELGRCLNWSDADLYVRNLETGGYTDWRMPNIRELGSIYDNTKENILAWDEDPEHPLHLDKAFSPGAAYWYWSSEKEETQLTDCCARSFYFPQGLVNVRRLSFCKHGGARAVRDPR, encoded by the coding sequence GTGTTTTTCGGAAAATATTACCGGAGAGGAAAGGCCACTCCGTTCAAGGTATCGATGGTGGCCGTCCTGCTGGGCTTTGCGCTCAGCGGAGCCGTCACCGGCCGTGCCTTCGCCGCCGACCCCAGCCATTACATCCATGACAAACCCTTCGAGGCGCCGGCGTGGATTCCTCCCCCTCCGCCCCCGCCGAAAACCCATTTCATCGACAACGGCGACGGCACCCTCACCGACGCCAACGGGTTGATGTGGACGCAGAAAGACAGCTACGCGGAACTCGGCCGCTGCCTCAACTGGTCCGACGCGGACCTCTATGTCCGCAACCTCGAAACGGGCGGATACACCGACTGGCGCATGCCCAACATTCGGGAACTGGGCAGCATTTACGACAACACCAAGGAAAACATACTCGCCTGGGATGAGGACCCCGAACACCCGCTGCATCTCGACAAGGCCTTTTCACCCGGCGCGGCCTACTGGTACTGGTCCAGTGAAAAGGAGGAGACCCAACTCACCGACTGCTGCGCGCGCTCGTTTTATTTTCCACAAGGCCTGGTCAACGTCCGCAGGTTGTCGTTCTGCAAACACGGCGGCGCGCGCGCGGTGCGCGACCCGCGTTAG